The following are encoded in a window of Arctopsyche grandis isolate Sample6627 chromosome 2, ASM5162203v2, whole genome shotgun sequence genomic DNA:
- the LOC143922289 gene encoding uncharacterized protein LOC143922289, whose product MTNTTIDKIVEWKNAAYHPQSNGIIERCHRTLKASIKACNTDKWTDVLPMILLGLRSAVREDIGYSQLTQLTYGTTLCLPADLFLNTPPEDASTFAGKLLRTMHQIRPTIQHHGQHKTFVNKHLHDCKYIFLRTDSVCAPLQPPYEGPYNVLRRNSKNMWLDIAGSEKAVSIDRVKPAFLQNLDTPPTSQEKSQPTSQEQPQPAQYETPPETKH is encoded by the coding sequence ATGACAAACAcgacgatcgacaaaatcgtcgAGTGGAAGAACGCCGCATACCACCCGCAATCAAACGGAATAATAGAACGATGTCACAGAACACTCAAGGCATCCATCAAAGCCTGCAACACAGACAAATGGACAGACGTTTTGCCCATGATACTACTTGGACTACGATCAGCGGTCAGAGAAGACATTGGCTATTCTCAACTGACACAACTGACATACGGCACAACACTTTGTCTACCAGCAGacctatttttaaatacaccaCCCGAAGACGCATCAACATTTGCCGGAAAACTACTAAGAACCATGCATCAGATAAGACCAACGATACAACACCATGGGCAACACAAAACTTTCGTCAACAAACACCTTCACGACTGCAAATACATCTTCTTAAGGACAGACTCAGTATGCGCACCACTACAACCACCATATGAAGGACCATACAATGTTTTACGACGAAACAGTAAGAACATGTGGTTAGACATAGCCGGTTCAGAAAAAGCAGTATCAATAGACAGAGTTAAGCCCGCATTTCTACAGAACCTGGACACACCGCCAACATCACAAGAAAAGTCACAGCCAACTTCGCAAGAACAACCACAACCAGCACAATATGAGACTCCACCAGAAACAAAACACTGA
- the LOC143922290 gene encoding RNA-binding protein 25-like, whose translation MADRGVNLADNSEDENKEKEKHKDKEKDMAKSQEGLRDPVKISTPKDTVFTFKLGRSRIDVNSMEKKMEPWIEKRLTGCISEPEPICVDFIYGKLLAENLWGDGRFIGCSRRIATGIG comes from the exons ATGGCTGAtagaggtgtgaacctggctgat aattctgaagatgagaataaagaaaaggaaaaacataaagacaaagagaaagatatggctaaatcacaagaaggattaagggacccagtcaaaatttcaacaccaaaagacactgtattcactttcaagcttggtcgtagtcggattgatgttaattcaatggaaaagaaaatggaaccatggattgagaaaagacttactggatgtatcagtgagccagaaccaatatgtgttgacttcatttatggtaaattactagcagaaaatctgtggggtgacggcagattcatcggatgctcaaggagaatcgCCACGGGCATTGGATAG